The following is a genomic window from Drosophila busckii strain San Diego stock center, stock number 13000-0081.31 chromosome 2L, ASM1175060v1, whole genome shotgun sequence.
CCATCAGATCCTCACGGCTCCACTGCGGGCACTGATCACCGCATATCATCATGCGTGCCTCCGTCGGATTGAATGCGGCCAGCTTGTTCAGAGGGAACACTTCACAAAAACCATCATGAAAGGCCTGCATTTGCTTGGCAATGCCATCGTGTAACATAAAGTTGAGCAGGAGTTCGCAATACGCCTCCAGATTATTAATGACTTCACCGAGCGCCATGGGCAAAGACTCGGCATATCATAGCAAAACGCACACTGGCAAGTAAGTAAAATGTTACGCCAAATCCTCCAAAGAACTCAATATTATTCTTGTCAGCACTGAAACCAATCATTCAACTTGTTCACAGTTAAGCTACACCAATTAATGTTGCTGCGCTGCAACAAATCCTGCCACTCAATTATAACTGACAGCGTGTAGGATCGATTCCTTGAGTTCCATGCTGATATGCACAAACCAGTTGGATGCGCATTAGTTGGAGGTCAAGGATAGTAAGATCTGTACTGCGTAAACAATGGCGCGTAGAGCAGCTGGCGTCGAATTATCCGACTTGAGTTTAATGTCGCTACGCGTTAACGCTTTGTTGtggcaaagcaattgcaaaaacgATTTGGACAACGGCATATCCACAAGGCGCATATCCTGCAGCACCTTGGCTATGAAAACGCCAAAGAACCAGAAATACTTGCAAACACTTTCACATAGCTCCGATTGTTGGGGCAAAGGTGCGGGAAACAGTCCGTGCTCACGCCTGTTAACATAATAGCCTATGGGTTTAAGGTCTGGCTCCACTTGGGTATCATGCTTATCCTCAGTTGCCAGCTCGTCATCAAAGAGCCACATGCATAGATCAGAGCGTTGTATTTCAGCTGCCACCAGCGCATAGAACTCGAGCGTTGGTCCCAGTCCCGTGCCCTCTTCGTCCAAAAACTCCACCTCCAAAACAGATTTGCGATTGCAATGCGCCTTCATGACCTGCATGGCCCATTTTAGTAAGTCCTTATTACGCGGCACTTTGACACGCTCATGCTTCAAGCGTCCCACGCGGAAGTCATGCTGATCCTCGCGCCTAGGACTCATAATGGGTATTCTTTGGCGTTCCACGGAAATGTCGCGCTGAGATTGCAAGCAGACAATGCTGCGTGAGGCCCCGAAGGCTGtgcaattgaaatacaattgTCTGGTCTCGAATGGGAACAAAAACGGACAGCTTTGGTTGAGATCCTCGCACCAGTTGGGCAGCGCATTGCTGGAGAGCACGAGAGGATcatgtatttgctgctgcaatttgtttgttatctTTTTGCTCATAAACAGCTCAGCGGGAAGCAACGAAGTGTGATCAACAACCTGCTGCAATTCAATATCCTTTTGATTCAAGCCATTGATTTGGGTCAGCAAATCCAGCACATCCTCGACGGAGCATAGATTATTATCATTCAAGCTGAGACCGCCATGTACGGGTGAGTTGGGCGACAAGGTGGAAGCGCCACTTCTGGATGAGACGCCCGGCGTATTTTGTCCTTCATCCGTTTCCAAATAAGTGTGCTCCTCTGCTGTTGGACTAACCTCACGATAAACGATGGTGTAGGTGGGCTCCCATAACTTGCGGAATTTGTCATTCTTGTTCAGCTGACTGCTTTGGAGCAGCTCCTGCACAGCACGGAATATAGTCCAGTCGCTATTTTCCAAATCAATTTCCACATCGGGTATGCCACCCATGCCAGGGCCACGTAGCTTCAAACCCAGCGTTGTCTGCTCCAGCTGCACCTGTCCcgtttgctgcgctgcttctaATTGCGCATCTGGTGGACATATTTCCAAATCTGTAGTCTGATTGACATTGGTGCGTCCGGGACGCGGATCAAATGCTGGAATTAGCGCCGAGAATTGCCGCTTGAGCACATACTCATCATCCCAGGACTTGCGCTTGCTCACGCCTGCCAATCGATTCTCCAGCGACTCGTCATCCATAAAGGTCAACAGATTTCTGGAGACCATGACCTGCAGCAGCGTGTTGCCCACTTCCTCATACTCATCCTCATTCTCCTCTTCATCGTTTTCCTCATCCATATCATCCTCATCCTCCATATCGCCCAGCATAGTAGGCGCACGACAGCTCTCCAAGAAATCCTCAAGCGACACCTGCTCGCTGTCGCTCGACGTAGAAGTCAAGCTCATGGTAAGTGTGGGATTTATGCTGGATGTGGGCTGCTGACTGGCTTTCATGTTGGCAGCATTTGCGGATGCATTGGAGCCATTGTTGGATGACAAACTGGGATAACTTTGCGCAGTGCTTAGCAAGCCCGAATGGAAATTACTGGACAAGGCCAGCTTCACCAAGCTGGTCACTGAGTTGGGGCCACGGGGAAAGAAGGAACTGGCGGCAACAGCTTGATTGCTGTGCTCATTTTTATGCACATGCGCATTGTTCAACTGGTTGCTCTCGTTGCTTGTGTCCTGCGAGGTGCGACGACGGGCAATCGCTGCAAATGTTTCCATGAATCCGGTGTGCACGGCCACTTCGTTGGAGGAGTTGGCCTCCGCAGCTGATGTGGTGGTTAGGTTGGGCACGCTAATGCTCATTTGATTGGACACTGAGACAGCTTCATTGGACATTATGTTCTCCTGCGCTTGATAACCGGAGACAGCTGGAGTTTCATCTGCTTTCAATTGCTCCACGGCAGCTGCATTTGATTCACTCTTTTGCAAAGTACCCGGCTGTATTAACATCTTGGCATTTCcctttgctgcagttgctccacCAGACACATtggctcttgctgctgctgccggagCCTGTgattgcgactgcgactgttgTGGCTCATCTGCTGAAAGTATGTTGTTGGTATTGTTGCGCATCATGTCCACACAATCACGCATCTTATCCAGCATCTCACGCGTCTCACTGGGCAACtgtgctgcgccagctgccgCGCCTGCTCCTACGCTAGCTGCACTCTGACGCAAATTGATGAGCAGCCCTTTGGCCAGATTATTTACCGCATTTgttgcattcattttattattttcttccAAGTTGGTCGCGCGCTTCTGGGCAGCAGCCTCTCCTACCCTCGCTTCAGCAGGTTTGGCTGTGTTGTGCTGCTTGGAAATATCTGTAATGCTCAAGCCTTCGGTTATGGTGGCCAGGTCAGCGGCTATGTTGGCATTTATGGCCGGCATGGAGTTGTTTATGTTGGAGAGATCTGCTATATGCTCCAGTTCGCGTATCAAGGGAGAGGGCGCATTCGATTTGGGCGCCAGAGTTTGCTCCGAGCTGCTTTCGCTATTCAGCTGCTCTGCTTGCGCCTGACTTGCAGCTATTTGGGATTTAGCTTGAACAAAAACATTCTCGGCAATGGTCTCCACAGTTTGTTTCCATGCAAGATTGTCTGCGGACACAGTTTGATTGGAGGCCTCATCTGCATTGCGATTTATCTCTGTGGCCTCGGGCAGCGATGGCGTGGAGCTCGATTTACGCGATGTTAGCGCATGCGATTTGTCTACCTTCTTGGGTGGCATTGCATTCACGCCCTCAAACACTGAAACGTTCTCAAAGTTGGCCAACTTTAAATCGTACTTGCCCTCGGCGCCCATGCGATAGGAATTGCGCACACCATGATCCCACTTGACATCAATCCAGCCATTGTGTATCTCGCCCGTTATGGTGCCCTCGCCCACACCATCCTGGTCATCCCAGCGCCAGTCAACGCCACGCACTACTCTAGCGCCGCTGGTAATATGCTTCAGCTGCGCACGTATCTGACGCCTCTCTCGCCTGGTCTTGGCCTCCGCTTCCTTGAGCGTCTTGCCAATGTCATCGCAAACGCCCAGCACACGGCCGTAGATTTCAAAGCCACTCAGACTGAGATAATGCGTTTGTCCCGAAGCATTGCGTCCGTTTTGCTGTATTCTTATATGACGATAGCCTTTGGTCTCCTCAGCAGCGCAGACAATGGGCCAAGTGGCCGTGCTGCCCGGCTCCACCAGGCTCTTGTCATCCACATGCGTAATCAAGGTTATCCAGCTGACGCCATCCTTGGAGGCCTGCAGCAGCCAATTGCGCAGAGCCGAGCGTCCATAGCCGCGTGCATGGCGCAAGGTATAAGCGCTGGGTATAATATAGACACCCAAATCTATAACGAACCAGGCTTTCTTATTATCCTTTGTATGACAATTAAGCGAGACGCTGTCGCGCGACAAAATATCCTCCAGCTTGCCATAGGGCAGTGTTTTGCCCTCAGAGCTGCTGACCTGCACCAGGCCGTACTGTGCTGGGTTGACCCAATCGCAGGTCTTGGCATTGGTGCCAATGTAGAACATAAGACCCTCCTCATCAAAGTCGAAAGTGTGTGTGAACTGTTGATTTGCGTCGCGTAGTTTTTTCAAGAATAAATACGAGGAACGCTCCAGATCATACCATTGTTTAGCCACCATTTTGAGTAAATATTTAGCCAATTGTCCCACTGTTGCAAGGGGCTCGATTTTCAAAGTGCGTCCAGTGCGATCAAAGAGCGTGCTCTCGCAGGCAGCACGCTCCAACCTAAAGCGCAGGCGCTTCTGCAAGATCTGCAGTCCGTAGCCTGTGCCTGGTGCATCGTAGAGATAAACGGGCAGCTTCTCTGTGCTCTCCAGCACAGCCACCAGCTTTTGTATTAACATGCTCGCGGTGTTCTTTTTGTCATCGCTGCCTGGCTCGAAAATGCATTTCTTGAAGATTTCAATGCGCTGCTTCAGCATTTGATTGGTCTTGCATCTAGAGAGATTCGTTTCCCAGTAGTTGTTCGACAGCACGGCAACCAAGGCTTGCACTAGCCCCGAGGAATGCATTTCATAGGCGCTCACAACGCCGTCCTCATGTATAAGCTGCGATAGATTGGTCAAGGCTGTCTCAAGTATGCGCCTAGTTGTTTTGCCTCCGTGCACGTTGCTTCTTCTATATGCCCcaaattgttatttgcttAACTCTAGTTGCGTAGAGATTCACTCACAGGCGCCACGTGCACATCTTGGCTCGcacttgaaaattgaaattgtatttatacacCTCGTGCGCTCTCTGTAAATTCGACTTTCTGTATTCTCTTTATAGCACAATTCAAGTAGTTTTGGATTTAATTGCAAGCTTTCTTTTTCTCTGTGGAACCAGCCGGATAAGCGAAGTCTGCGCAAGCTCGAACGGGTCTCGGCGGTGGAAAGTAGGTgttttgttgcctgttgcttttcaaatatttgatcCCTGCAATTTCTCCTGCAATATAGTGCACCTAATGACCTTTCGTGTTGTGTATTGCAAGCTGATTCGGGCTTATTGCGCGTCGCAGCAAGCCAATTCCTACCAACAAGTCGCGTAAGTAATTGTAGTGGTAGCGTCGTATTGAGCGCCCCCCTGCAGAGGATACTTTTGGCGGGCAATTGAAGGATGCTCGATTTTGCTATTGTAGTGGGGTGATTTCGACAACAGAAGGCGGCTTAGCTGCTTAAGTTGAGTTGTGACTTTCAGTCATGcattataatatgtatatttgtttctTGCCAAGGCAGTGTGGCCAGTTATCCCAGCAGGAGGCATAGAAGTAGTCGAGgcttgctatttaaatattttcaaatttaaaaatcaacagagagagaaagatgcaaaagttcatttaattattgacATTTTAAAATCAACAAGTCGCAGGACACAGACTGTGGGCAATATGGGTTGCGAGGGTGTGCCAGCAGCTACGCTGGACCGTGCGCGCACTAGTTTCTCCAAGAACTCACCACGATTTTCTGCAAGTGCAATTAGGTCTACCAGTTAGCAATGGAAGATAAAGTGAAAGAAGAGTAAGGCTACAGTGGAATGTAATCGACTTTGATATACACCCTGACAGACATTTTTTGAGcaattgtcaaagtgtataaaagtgCAAGAGTTGAGTCTCACCAGAACTATCATTGCCATTCTCCGGGCTACCGCTGGAGTACATGGTGGCCAGCTTGCCATCCAGTATAAAGCGGAACCAGCCATTTGAGCCGTTGGACAGCTCCAAAGCAGCCGAG
Proteins encoded in this region:
- the LOC108607472 gene encoding LOW QUALITY PROTEIN: E3 ubiquitin-protein ligase Ufd4 (The sequence of the model RefSeq protein was modified relative to this genomic sequence to represent the inferred CDS: deleted 2 bases in 1 codon; substituted 10 bases at 10 genomic stop codons); translated protein: MGDVDPETLLEWLSMGQGDERDMQLIALEQLCMLLLMSDNVDRCFESCPPRTFLPALCKIFLDELAPENVLEVTARAITYYLDVSAECTRRIVAIDGAIKAICNRLVVADLSSRTSRDLAEQCIKVLELICTREAGAVFDGGGLNCVLTFIRDCGSQVHKDTLHSAMAVVSRLCTKVEPNSPCIENCVESLSTLLQHEDPMVADGALKCFASVADRFTRKWVDPAPLAEYGLVKELLKRLENAGGGTNSNLLSTPKLGAPQPVRSNADRANENVTANASNKVQSTDAVRSPQSISTTISLLSTLCRGSPAITRDILRSQLPDAIERALKGDERCVLDCMRFADLLLLLLFEGRQALNRGASCSQGQLAPRPKRTDSNTDRTHRQLIDCIRSKDTEALQEAIETCGVDVNCMDDVGQTLLNWASAFGTLEMVEYLCEKGADVNKGQRSSSLHYAACFGRPGIAKILLKFGAYPDLRDEDGKTPLDKARERSDDGHREVAAILQSPGEWMSSGNMLANKDGQTYTMIEPRGDPEMAPVYLKLLLPILCRTFQGTMLGSVRRASMGLIKKIVQYAHPTVLKSLCKKSTDEATTSVAAQNVGNLLTEVIASVLDSEDDEDGHLVILNIVEELMCKTQEEFLEHFARLGVFSKVQGLMDPEADTQLTTAAAATPVAVASPELPAGPRCSSLCMPQRNSPDDSIEDAKEILQGKPYHWRDWSICRGRDCLYVWSDSAALELSNGSNGWFRFILDGKLATMYSSGSPENGNDSSENRGEFLEKLVRARSSVAAGTPSQPILPTVCVLRLVDFKIPNQLAIHNTKGHXVHYIAGEIAGIIFEKQQATKHLLSTAETRSSLRRLRLSGWFHREKESLQLNPKLLELCYKENTESRIYRERTRCINTISIFKCEPRCARGACEXISTQLELSKXQFGAYRRSNVHGGKTTRRILETALTNLSQLIHEDGVVSAYEMHSSGLVQALVAVLSNNYWETNLSRCKTNQMLKQRIEIFKKCIFEPGSDDKKNTASMLIQKLVAVLESTEKLPVYLYDAPGTGYGLQILQKRLRFRLERAACESTLFDRTGRTLKIEPLATVGQLAKYLLKMVAKQWYDLERSSYLFLKKLRDANQQFTHTFDFDEEGLMFYIGTNAKTCDWVNPAQYGLVQVSSSEGKTLPYGKLEDILSRDSVSLNCHTKDNKKAWFVIDLGVYIIPSAYTLRHARGYGRSALRNWLLQASKDGVSWITLITHVDDKSLVEPGSTATWPIVCAAEETKGYRHIRIQQNGRNASGQTHYLSLSGFEIYGRVLGVCDDIGKTLKEAEAKTRRERRQIRAQLKHITSGARVVRGVDWRWDDQDGVGEGTITGEIHNGWIDVKWDHGVRNSYRMGAEGKYDLKLANFENVSVFEGVNAMPPKKVDKSHALTSRKSSSTPSLPEATEINRNADEASNQTVSADNLAWKQTVETIAENVFVQAKSQIAASQAQAEQLNSESSSEQTLAPKSNAPSPLIRELEHIADLSNINNSMPAINANIAADLATITEGLSITDISKQHNTAKPAEARVGEAAAQKRATNLEENNKMNATNAVNNLAKGLLINLRQSAASVGAGAAAGAAQLPSETREMLDKMRDCVDMMRNNTNNILSADEPQQSQSQSQAPAAAARANVSGGATAAKGNAKMLIQPGTLQKSESNAAAVEQLKADETPAVSGYQAQENIMSNEAVSVSNQMSISVPNLTTTSAAEANSSNEVAVHTGFMETFAAIARRRTSQDTSNESNQLNNAHVHKNEHSNQAVAASSFFPRGPNSVTSLVKLALSSNFHSGLLSTAQSYPSLSSNNGSNASANAANMKASQQPTSSINPTLTMSLTSTSSDSEQVSLEDFLESCRAPTMLGDMEDEDDMDEENDEEENEDEYEEVGNTLLQVMVSRNLLTFMDDESLENRLAGVSKRKSWDDEYVLKRQFSALIPAFDPRPGRTNVNQTTDLEICPPDAQLEAAQQTGQVQLEQTTLGLKLRGPGMGGIPDVEIDLENSDWTIFRAVQELLQSSQLNKNDKFRKLWEPTYTIVYREVSPTAEEHTYLETDEGQNTPGVSSRSGASTLSPNSPVHGGLSLNDNNLCSVEDVLDLLTQINGLNQKDIELQQVVDHTSLLPAELFMSKKITNKLQQQIHDPLVLSSNALPNWCEDLNQSCPFLFPFETRQLYFNCTAFGASRSIVCLQSQRDISVERQRIPIMSPRREDQHDFRVGRLKHERVKVPRNKDLLKWAMQVMKAHCNRKSVLEVEFLDEEGTGLGPTLEFYALVAAEIQRSDLCMWLFDDELATEDKHDTQVEPDLKPIGYYVNRREHGLFPAPLPQQSELCESVCKYFWFFGVFIAKVLQDMRLVDMPLSKSFLQLLCHNKALTRSDIKLKSDNSTPAALRAIVYAVQILLSLTSNXCASNWFVHISMELKESILHAVSYNXVAGFVAAQQHXLVXLNCEQVEXLVSVLTRIILSSLEDLAXHFTYLPVCVLLXYAESLPMALGEVINNLEAYCELLLNFMLHDGIAKQMQAFHDGFCEVFPLNKLAAFNPTEARMMICGDQCPQWSREDLMAYTEPKLGYSKDSPGFLRFVNVLLSLTGPERKAFLQFTTGCSSLPPGGLANLHPRLTIVRKVDAGQGSYPSVNTCVHYLKLPDYPSEEILKERLLTATKEKGFHLN